The sequence below is a genomic window from Lolium perenne isolate Kyuss_39 chromosome 4, Kyuss_2.0, whole genome shotgun sequence.
GTTTCAGTTGTCTACTCTCTCATAAAGGTGCCATGGACATAAAACAAATCACAAATGATATAATATTGATGGAACTTTTATATATGTAATAAAccttcatatgggcatcacgttctaacatagagatgatgcaacacatctctcgtaTACTCCCCTTCAGAAAGGGAAAACTCTAGACAATCTAGAATTAAGAATAAACAAAGTATTGCTGTTAAGTAatatgacatgatgtttgaatatcgaatatgctaccttgaacaaacaagatcacctAGATTGTAAATAGATAAAaatatagcacatgcattcacttaatCCCTAGTGAGGTAACAAAAGAAAGTTTAAAACCATAGTAGATCATGAATTttgtgtcactattcaatcaccacCATCATGTTACTCCACGTAATACACACGTTCCCCCACACATATTCTCtcatacaagttggatcaaaaCAAGTAATAAAGgaagggtacataatatgcatctattcaTACATCTCACACATAAGAGAATTCCAATCTCAAATATCAactcatagaataaagatccaccacaagAGAATTACATAGATGACCATAATGATGTTAGGCAACTCACATGGTACTAAATCATTGATAGAACAAAGCAGAGATAGATCAAGATACTTCTACAAACctatagtccagaggtggactttcTAAATATTATCTGCCAAACCCATCTTCGATTAGCAAGTTGGCTTACCATTTATCCAAAAGAGCCGTGTTCTTAACCTCAAGGTCACAAACACCAAGCGCTCTTTAGTATTTTGGTCGGCAAAAACACTTTTATTTAGTAAGCTGATATTTTTTCTCACTATTTACTTGCCAAAAAATCTTGATTGGTAATAATCCACATGCACATGCTAGTCTTGTGATGCTAAATTTTATCGCCTACTACCTAGGTACATCAGTTCATGCTCTTTCCGtcatgttagagcatctccaacggggaGCCCAATAGCGCCCCCAATAGCAACTTGGGTGTCGACGGAAAAAATGGGCTCACACTGGCGCGCCCAATAAATCACCGGCACAGTTTCGAGCCCAATAAAATCCCCCGCAACCCCGTGCCGGCTCCTTCACGCAGGGTGCCGAATGGGCGCATCGATGCCCCGCACCAAGTAGGAAAACGCCCGCGGGCTAGCCATGTCAGCGACTCAACGACTGACACCTTCATAAAAGCGATGCCTCGTATGCTCTCCCGCTGGTTGCCGATGAAGCCACCGGTTCTCCACGCGCAGCCGCCGCCGTAAATGCGACACCTCGGATGCTCTGTCGCCTGTTGACGACGAAGCCACCAGTTTTCCACACAGAGACGCCGCCATAAATGCGACGCCTCAGATGATCTGCAGCGAGTTGGCTCCACCTATTCATGCCGCACTAGCCTCTCCTCGCCACCACCGACTTGCCCCTCCACCGCACTAGCCTCTCCTCTCCACCACGGGCGCTCTCCTCTCGAGAACAATGCCGAGTGGCTGGCGACCACGTACCCGATGCTAGGCTGGAACGACCGTATGCCACAACCACCGCAGCCCGACGCCGAGTTCGAGTTACCGGACTTCAACTCCGAATACTCACAGTTCAACAAGTGGAACGAGGTGTTCATAGCAGACGCAAAAGCCGAGGCGGCGAAGGAGGTGGCAGAGTGGGGCGATGAGCAACATGTCCACGGTGACCTGGAGCAGGCGGCAATCCTAGCCTCCTTCAACGCACAACGCTTCCGTAGGCTGCAGGAGGAACAACTCGAGTACGTCAACGACGCCAACTTCTAGCACGCCGTCGAGATCTCGCGCCAGCAGCGACCACGGAGGAGGCGGGTCGTCTCCTCACGACGGTCGAGCGACAGAAACTGCTTGAGTTCAACGCTCAGTGCCAGGCCAAGGCGGCCACCCGTGAGCAAGCGAGGCTCCCCAGAACGAGGAGTCTCGTCAGTGGCTGGCGGCGCTGAGGGGGCAGCGCCGCCGACAAGCTCGATCGTTGCTGACGCCTGACAGCCATGCTCCACGACCAGATGCGCGAAACAAGGGCGGAGATGTGTGCACGACTGCAAGCGGCGAAGGGGAAAAACAACAACGAGACAAGCCCATCGCGCGCCCCAACCAACAGATAGTAGATTAGGGTTAAGTCTAGATTGTAGTTCAAGTTTTATTACATTTTATGTAAATTTGAATGAAATTTTGTTGTTTAAAAGTAATTTTTCGGAATTCTTTGGGGTCGCTGGTGTGTGCAACCCCTCCCCAAATTGGGGAGCAGGTGCCGGTAACCCCATAGCGCGGTGCCGGCGCATCTGCCGACGCTTATTTAGGAAGCGCCGGTGGAGGTAGcgaatttttctgttttttgtgtGTGGCATGGGTATGCTCGAGATTGTATAtgtcattttgattatgggatgaATAAAGCCCAAGGTGTACCAGTGACTAGGATTCGATTAACTTACACGTTGCCGTGCTATTAGAATGGACTTGTGCCTACTAGCCGGTGAGAAAGCCAAGCCAATTGCTAATGCTCATCTCTGATGTACACGTTGGAGTAGGACCGCACACGTGGACTCTTTTGAAAATcttggagcctccaatttggatgTTGAGCCTGCCTTCCGATAAATCTCGGATTCACCCATTCAAACCGTAGAAGGTCTCTGTCACACTGACAGGCAGGACCCACGCTCCGGCCGACCTCTCAGCGCGATTTCTCCCAGCCACTTGCAAGCTGCGACGCGGAGCGCGTGGGTCCCACAAGGTCGACAGATTGGGCCCATATGGCGGATGGGCTTCCTGTCCAGTTCTCCCCCCGCTCCCATTCTCACTCCTCACTCCTGTTCCGCGGCTCCGACCGGCCGCTCTCCTCTCTCCGCCGGCGACGAGCTTCAGCTCCAGCTCGAGCTGTCTCTTCATACTGTCCTCGGAGGAGGCGGCGCCGGCGGGTATGGAGCCCATGAGCGTGGAcagcagcggcagcggcggcctGGACGCGCAGATCGAGCAGCTCATGCAGTGCCGCCCGCTCCCCGAGCAAGAGGTGAGGTTCCCGTACTGATGTTGCCGCCCTTCTTATCTTGctccctcgctcgctcgctcgcccgGCGGTGCTCCCGCCGCGCGATCTGGCGAATGCTGGGTTTGATCTGTCGCGACTTACGAGAGGGGCGTCTCTAGCTCTAGGGTTTTCTGTGCCAGGCTCGGCGGCCGATTTGGGCGCTGTTTGATCCGCCGATTCTGGCGCTATTTGATCCCTTCTCGCTGCCTGTTTTTTGGGTGGCTTAGAGGATGCTAGGCTGAGTAGTTCTTGCCTGGGGATgggtgatttttgaatcattccgATGCTGCGGTTCAGATTTGGTCTCTCGCGCTTAGATCTCTTGTTGTAATATCATCTAAAAAAAATCTCTTGTAATAGTCGCGGCAAAGCAAGCATAAAAAATGGAACTTTGCAAGCTCTCCTGGTCACTGTAACGTTCTATTTAGAGCACAAACTTCTTACCTAATTTAGCCTTAAAAATGGCATCTTTAGTGTCAAGTGTGTCTCTCTCCATCTAAAAAGAGGGTCTGTAATGGTCAAAAAAAGATGGTCTGTATCACCGTAGGATTTCATTCATGTACATCTGGGCTGTGGACCAAAAGGCATGAATATCTGATGTACACATAAACATATAGAGAATACATGGAGAGGTTCTACCATTCCTGCAATCGGATATTCTGCTTGTCTCCTTACCGGCCACCGTGTGCAGGTCAAAGCGCTATGCGAGAAGGCTAAGGAGATATTGATGGAGGAAAGCAATGTTCAGGTACCGCATACTACCAGTTCTCGTCTCACTGTTGTGCAGGGTATCTTTCATTTGTTATTATACATGCAGAGGGGCATCTCTGTAGCTTGTTCCAAAGGCTGCTTTATCTTATTATAGTCTGTGATTTTTTGCATCGGATTTGAGCAACAGCATCCTCATTGGGTGTTGCTCCAGCTAGCTGCTCTATCATTTTCCGGTCCTGTATATATCAAGACTGTTCTGAAAAGTTCAACTTCAAATGTTTCAGTTATTCCAGCTTCAGGGCTTTTCAGTTTAACCCATAGACCATCAAATGCTGATGCCAAAATAGATGTTGTAATTTAACTTCTTCTTCCTTCCATTCCATTTGATCAGCTTAAATGTTAGTTCCTCTTGGTATCACAATATGAAACAAAGTTCCATTTAAATAACTCAATACTCTGCTTTAATACAAACATGATTACAAAGTATTTACATGTACCATGGCCAGGTACAAAGGTAGATAAGCATTGGCTTTAAGGTTTTGCTTTTTTGTTATGCAGCCAGTCAAAAGTCCAGTGACAATTTGCGGTGACATTCACGGACAATTCCATGACCTTGTGGAGCTTTTCCGGATTGGCGGCAAGGTACTACTTGCATTTTCTGATCCTTTTTCCTTCTCTACATCAACACCATGTTTTAAACATTGCATTCTCAAATGCTAACATTTTCCTCCTGTTGTTTCCAGTGTCCAGATACCAATTATTTGTTCATGGGGGACTATGTAGATCGTGGCTACTACTCTGTTGAGACTGTTTCTGTAAGAATCAATCTACTTGTTTTCTTTTATAAGCACTTATATATAGTTTAACTCATGTTTTGTGAAGTAGCATCTGTTTCTCGTTCAGCCTGCAAAAAACAATCAGTTATTGTTTTTAATAATCGTATATTTGGATTCAAGTTATGTACTTACTTATTTCTTCTCCAGCTCTTGGTAGCACTGAAGGTGCGCCACCCACACCGGATTACAATCCTCCGTGGAAACCATGAGAGTCGACAGGTACTCCAATATATTATCTTTTCAATGCTTATGTCAAAAATTTATCACGTCCCAGATTAATTACATTTCAGAGCAAAtttctctattttttttttgcatttcctGTTTCATATATAATGTGCTTTATTAGAATTCAGATGCTTTCTAATTTAGACCTGTTATAATTTGTTTGTCAAAATATCCTTAAACGGAAAGTCTTGTtttcacaattgttgcagatcacACAGGTCTATGGATTCTATGATGAATGCTTACGAAAGTGAGTTTTTTTATGCTTTAGTGAAAGTTCAACTTAATCCTATTCCTGATCTAGCCTGTTTTGGTACTTAGACGATATTATCCTATTCTTATTCTATTTGATGCTAATTCTCTGTTAGCGCCTTTTCGGTCTCTCGATTTATAGACATTTTGTGAACTAGGGTACATGTTCTATACTATTATGTAGTTGAGCCATTTGCGCTGAACTGATGATATATGTGACATCTATCTGGCATCATCTATTCAAGTGCGTTTTCGGTCTCTCGATTTATAGACATTTTGTAGACCAGTATATACTTTGTGTTGATTGTATACGAATGACTTGTCAACCGACCTGTATGATCTTTCCTTCTGATGGTAGTCTTATCACCAAGCTTAGTAGCTGCACAAGCTTTAAAGAAATTTTTAATAATTTTATATGTTTTTTCTTATATACAAACTCCTTAGTTTGTAAAAGTTGATTATAAAATGAAAATCTACTATGAAGTCTGCAACAGAGGGTTAACATATCATTTCTGTTCTCGCTCTGCTTTCTAACCAGGTATGGCAATGCAAGTGTATGGAAGATATTCACAGATCTTTTTGATTATTTTCCATTGACAGCGCTGGTGTGTACCCTGAATCTCAGGCTCCTTTTTTCTTATTCTTTTATTCGCTTTTTTTTCTAAGATTCATGCAGCCTTAGTATATGTTTTCCCTGTCTCTGTCGAATTTTatggatgtctagtttctctggtACCTGTATGATAAATATCTTTTGTGCTTGCTGATTTTGGATTTGGTAGCTGAGACTATATCCATGGACGGCTAATGTCTTCACCTTATTAGAGTGACAATCCAGAAATTCTTCATTTTATAGCGCATGGAGGTGTGCATCACTATCTTGCATGAGTATTGCCTGAACTGTTAGATGACTCCAGCAGATGTAGCCAAATGCCTAGGATTGTGGGCCATCAGGGAGTTGTATGGCTTAATACAAGGATGCTGTTCTAGTGTTCTTAGGTTTTGATATTCCCAATTGTATGAAAGGACTAGTTGGAACATTTAAGTTGTTCATCTATAATCTGATAATATACTCACCTTTTTATCATGCTATATGTTTGGGAAACTCATTGTTAACTGTACCATAAATAAGTGCCCTCTGAAGAACCAGTTAGGTGTCCTTGCATTTCTCTCAACATGATGTGTTGATGGGCTATATTGATATTTCATTTACATTCTTGAAGGTGGAATCTGAAATTTTCTGCCTCCATGGTGGTTTGTCTCCATCAATTGAGAATCTTGATAGTGTGCGTAGCTTAGATCGTGTCCAAGAGGTTCCACACGAGGGGCCTATGTGCGATCTCCTATGGTCTGATCCAGACGATCGATGTGGTTGGGGCATATCTCCTCGTGGTGCTGGCTACACTTTTGGACAGGTACACTATAAAGCACTTTTCGAAAACAGTGTTTGCTGATATTTGTTAGATCTGTTCATTcattgatttttttttcaacAGGACATATCCGAACAATTCAATcacaccaacaatctcaaacttgtagCTCGGGCTCATCAGTTAGTTATGGAGGGATATAACTGGGCTCATGTAAGCTGGTTGAAATTTTAGATACTTCATCAGCTGTTGTGCAAGTAATGTGTTATGATGATTCACTACCCATATGCAGGAACAAAAGGTTGTTACCATATTTAGTGCTCCGAACTATTGTTACAGATGTGGAAACATGGCATCCATTCTGGAAGTTGATGACTGCAACAGCCACTCGTTTATCCAGGTGATGCTAGTTCACCACTTCCTTTTTACATGCATACCATGGCATCATACTGGTAGACATGCAATCCAGATCAGTTTTTTGAACTGTTCGGAACATTAAATAAAACTGTTGATGTGTGCTGAAATATGGTTTTCATGTTGCGTGCTGTAAAATACTTAATACTCACCAAGCTGGTTTCCTATCCTGTTTTCAGTTTGAGCCAGCCCCTAGGCGAGGTGAGCCAGATGTGACCCGGAGAACGCCTGATTACTTCCTTTGAGTTAATTGGTGGCACCATTTCTCAGCTTGTATTGCGATAATGCGCACCGATCAGTGAGATTCTGCTGGATCCAAATCTGCACATGAGCCAACAAACAATAACAAAGGCCCTATGTAAAACTTGACCCCCATTGGTCAATCCAGAAGAGGCTGCTATCTTGGAAGAAAACAAGCTTCatgcagctacacctgcctgagtTCCAGGTGAAAAAAGGGCCATCATACATCCTCTCTTCTCACACGGGTATTTCATAGAGGCATGTCATTACATTCGCAAAGACTGAACTCCTATATGT
It includes:
- the LOC127296875 gene encoding serine/threonine-protein phosphatase PP2A-4 catalytic subunit, with the protein product MEPMSVDSSGSGGLDAQIEQLMQCRPLPEQEVKALCEKAKEILMEESNVQPVKSPVTICGDIHGQFHDLVELFRIGGKCPDTNYLFMGDYVDRGYYSVETVSLLVALKVRHPHRITILRGNHESRQITQVYGFYDECLRKYGNASVWKIFTDLFDYFPLTALVESEIFCLHGGLSPSIENLDSVRSLDRVQEVPHEGPMCDLLWSDPDDRCGWGISPRGAGYTFGQDISEQFNHTNNLKLVARAHQLVMEGYNWAHEQKVVTIFSAPNYCYRCGNMASILEVDDCNSHSFIQFEPAPRRGEPDVTRRTPDYFL